The DNA region GACTTACTCGAAAAGGTTTCCGAATGATATTCAACGAATCGGATTAAGAAAGCTTATTCTGATTCATAGGGCAAAAGATGTAAATGATTTGAGGATTCCTCCTGGGAATAGATTGGAGCAATTATCAGGAGATAGAAAAGGACAATATGTTATCAGGATAAATGATCAATGGAGGATCTGTTTTTACTGGAATAATGGTGCTGCGATTGAAGTTGAGATAGCAGATTATCACTAAGATAGGAGAATTTTATGGAAAGAATACCATCTATTACCCCCGGAGAAATCCTATTGGAAGAATTTCTCATGCCTATGAACATATCAGCTTATAGATTAGCAAAGGACACGAATGTTCCTGCTACAAGAATTTCCCAAATTATAAAAGGGAATCGAAAAATAAC from Chitinivibrionales bacterium includes:
- a CDS encoding type II toxin-antitoxin system RelE/ParE family toxin — protein: MIESFRDKETEKIWNETYSKRFPNDIQRIGLRKLILIHRAKDVNDLRIPPGNRLEQLSGDRKGQYVIRINDQWRICFYWNNGAAIEVEIADYH
- a CDS encoding HigA family addiction module antidote protein — translated: MERIPSITPGEILLEEFLMPMNISAYRLAKDTNVPATRISQIIKGNRKITADTALRFSKYFGNSADFWLGIQDELDLREEKRKIAHELEKIPHVKAS